A window of the Tripterygium wilfordii isolate XIE 37 chromosome 12, ASM1340144v1, whole genome shotgun sequence genome harbors these coding sequences:
- the LOC120010332 gene encoding pyrophosphate--fructose 6-phosphate 1-phosphotransferase subunit alpha, translated as MDSDFGIPRQLSDLQKLRSQYQPELPPCLQGTTVRVEFGDATTAQDPADVHTISRSFPHTYGQPLAHFLRATAKVPDAHIIADHPAIRVGIVFCGRQSPGGHNVIWGLHDALKIHNPNSTLLGFLGGSEGLFVQKTLEITDDVLATYKNQGGYDLLGRTKDQIRTTEQVNAALTACNNLKLDGLVIIGGVTSNTDAAQLAETFAEAKCPTKVVGVPVTLNGDLKNQFVEANVGFDTICKVNSQLISNVCTDALSAEKYYYFIRLMGRKASHVALECTLQSHPNMVVLGEEVAASKLTLFDITKQICDAVQARSDQDKYHGVILLPEGLIESIPEVYALLKEIHGLLQQGVTADSISSQLSPWASALFEFLPPFIKKQLLLHPESDDSAQLSQIETEKLLAHLVETEMTKRLKEGSYKGKKFNAICHFFGYQARGSLPSKFDCDYAYVLGHISYHILVAGLNGYMATINNLKNPLNKWRCGAAPITAMMTVKRWAQSPGASSIGKPSIHPATVDLKGKAYELLRQNAAKFLMDDIYRNPGPLQFDGPGADAKPVSLCVEDQDYMGRIKELREYLDKIRTIVKPGCSPEVLKAALSVMASVTEVLSVMSSSPGNHKIL; from the exons ATGGATTCCGATTTCGGCATTCCAAGACAACTCTCCGATCTCCAGAAGCTCCGATCTCAGTACCAACCGGAGCTTCCTCCCTGTCTTCAG GGAACCACTGTCAGAGTGGAATTTGGTGATGCAACAACTGCACAAGACCCAGCGGATGTCCACACTATTAGTCGATCCTTCCCGCATACATATGGTCAGCCTTTGGCTCACTTTCTTAGAGCAACCGCAAAGGTCCCCGATGCTCATATTATCGCAGATCATCCAGCGATTAG GGTAGGAATAGTCTTTTGTGGAAGGCAATCTCCTGGAGGACATAACGTCATTTGGGGACTTCACGATGCTCTTAAAATCCACAATCCAAACAGCACATTGCTTGGGTTTCTCG GTGGATCAGAAGGATTGTTTGTACAGAAAACCCTTGAGATCACAGATGACGTTCTTGCAACCTACAAAAATCAAG GTGGTTATGATTTGCTGGGACGTACAAAAGATCAAATAAGAACAACTGAGCAAGTTAATGCTGCATTAACTGCATGCAATAACTTGAAATTGGATGGCCTTGTGATTATAGGAG GTGTCACATCAAACACTGACGCTGCTCAACTTGCTGAGACATTTGCTGAAGCTAAATGTCCAACAAAG GTTGTTGGTGTACCTGTTACCTTGAATGGGGATCTTAAGAATCAATTTGTGGAAGCGAACGTTGGTTTTGATACAATATGCAAG GTCAATTCCCAGCTCATTAGCAATGTCTGCACTGATGCTCTCTCTGcagagaag tattattattttatccGGCTCATGGGCAGAAAGGCATCGCATGTGGCTTTGGAGTGCACTCTCCAGTCTCATCCAAATATG GTGGTCCTGGGTGAGGAGGTAGCTGCATCAAAACTTACTCTTTTTGATATTACGAAACAAATTTGTGATGCTGTTCAAGCCAGATCAGATCAag ATAAGTACCACGGCGTAATCTTACTGCCTGAGGGGCTCATAGAAAGCATTCCTGAAGTTTATGCTCTGTTGAAG GAAATACATGGTTTGCTCCAGCAAGGGGTTACTGCTGACAGCATTTCATCTCAACTTTCACCTTGGGCATCTGCATTATTTGAGTTTTTGCCTCCATTTATCAAAAAACAG CTGCTCCTTCACCCTGAATCAGATGACTCCGCACAGTTATCTCAG ATTGAGACAGAGAAACTTCTTGCACATCTAGTGGAAACTGAAATGACCAAGCGCCTG AAAGAAGGCTCATACAAGGGGAAAAAGTTCAATGCCATCTGTCACTTTTTTGGGTATCAGGCTCGGGGATCTTTGCCATCAAAATTCGACTGTGACTATGCCTAT GTCCTTGGACACATATCCTACCATATTTTGGTGGCTGGTTTGAATGGCTACATGGCAACTATTAACAATTTGAAGAACCCTTTAAACAAGTGGCGCTGTGGTGCTGCTCCAATTACA GCAATGATGACTGTGAAGAGATGGGCTCAAAGTCCTGGTGCCTCTTCAATTGGGAAACCATCTATCCACCCAGCCACTGTGGATTTAAAGGGAAAAGCATATGA GCTGCTGAGACAAAATGCAGCTAAATTCTTGATGGACGATATTTACAGAAATCCTGGCCCTCTTCAATTTGACGGTCCCGGTGCTGATGCTAAACCTGTAAGTCTCTGTGTCGAGGACCAGGATTACATGGGCCGTATCAAGGAATTGCGGGAATATCTGGACAAG ATACGGACCATTGTGAAACCTGGTTGTTCACCGGAAGTTCTGAAGGCCGCTTTGAGTGTCATGGCCTCTGTGACAGAAGTCCTCTCTGTGATGTCATCGTCTCCTGGCAATCACAAAATCCTTTGA
- the LOC120010331 gene encoding DEAD-box ATP-dependent RNA helicase 42-like encodes MEDVKHKSRKEDTERKEESRKKQRDRGRERERDKERNGERHKDREKRDRESRRSQRERSSDSDEVQEREREKEKEKHRDRDKDRARDRKRDKERDRDREDKYKEREKEREEKRERAREKEREREREREREKRERDKEEQEKERRERDREERERAREKRERERGREKRIREREKRHDVDSDDTDGSRDHDKKRHRRDDNDDEERERERSISRSQRRKDDTEESPRKRSSEDDSDKKEKTREEVIEDEQQKLDEEMEKRRRRVQEWQELKRKKEEFEREKHGEVDADEPKAGKTWTLEGESDDEEAPLVGKSEADMDMDEDASTGKEVGDTMVVDSENGTAAPLQNGADIVDGADEIDPLDAFMNTMVLPEVEKLSNTVVSSTVVGNHMEPAKERREHSSNRERPKKGSNKSLGRIIPGEDSDSDYGDLEKDENNLEDEDDDEFMKRVKKTKVEKLSLVDHSKIDYEPFRRNFYIEVKELAKMTPEEVAAYRKELELKIHGKDVPKPVKSWHQTGLPSKILETIKKLNFENPTAIQAQALPVIMSGRDCIGVAKTGSGKTLAFVLPMLRHIKDQPPVEAGDGPIGLIMAPTRELVQQIHSDIKKFAKVLGTRCVPVYGGSGVAQQISDLKRGTEIVVCTPGRMIDILCTSGGKITNLRRVTYFVMDEADRMFDMGFEPQITRIVQNIRPNRQTVLFSATFPRQVEILARKVLSKPVEIQVGGRSVVNKDITQSIELRPENERFLRLLELLGQWYEKGKILIFVHTQEKCDALYKDLVDRGYPCLSLHGAKDQTDRESTISDFKSNVSSVLIATSVAARGLDVKELELVVNFDAPNHYEDYVHRVGRTGRAGRKGCAITFISEEDARYAPDLVKALELSEQVVPGDLKALADNFMAKVNQGLEQAHGTGYGGSGFKFNEEEDEKRKAAKKAQAKEYGFEEDKSDSEDEDEGIRKAGGDISQQATLAQIAAFAAASKAGTASMQTPITTTQLLPNGGLPVSLPGVLNIAIPGTAAVVPGTGLPLNPNDGAARAAALAAAINLQHNLAKIQADAMPEHYEAELEINDFPQNARWKVTHKETLGPISDWTGAAITTRGQYFPPGRVTAQGERKLYLFIEGPTEQSVKRAKAELKRVLEDITNQALSLPGGAQPGRYSVV; translated from the coding sequence ATGGAGGATGTGAAACATAAATCCAGGAAGGAGGATACAGAGAGGAAGGAGGAATCCAGGAAAAAACAACGTGACCGTGGtcgtgagagagaaagagataagGAGAGGAACGGAGAGAGGCACAAGGACAGGGAGAAGAGAGACAGGGAAAGCAGGCGTTCTCAGAGAGAGAGGAGTAGTGATTCTGATGAGGTacaggagagggagagggagaaggagaaggagaagcacAGAGACAGGGACAAGGATAGAGCTAGAGACAGGAAGAGAGATAAAGAGAGAGACAGGGACAGAGAAGATAAATATAAggagagggagaaagagagagaagagaagagggaGAGGGCTAgggagaaagagagggagagggagagggagcgAGAACGGGAGAAGAGGGAACGTGACAAGGAGGAGCAAGAAAAGGAGCGGAGGGAACGTGACAGAGAAGAACGAGAGAGAGCAAGGGAGAAGAGGGAGcgtgagagagggagggagaagaGGATAAGGGAAAGGGAGAAACGTCATGACGTTGACAGTGATGATACTGATGGCTCTAGGGATCATGACAAGAAGCGGCACAGGAGGGATGATAATGACGACGAGGAGAGAGAACGTGAACGTAGCATTAGCAGGTCACAAAGGCGCAAGGATGACACTGAAGAGAGCCCAAGAAAAAGAAGCAGTGAGGATGACTcagataagaaagaaaaaacccgAGAAGAGGTAATAGAGGATGAACAACAGAAACTGGACGAGGAAATGGAGAAGAGGAGGCGGAGAGTTCAAGAGTGGCAAGAGttgaagagaaagaaggaggaATTTGAGCGAGAAAAGCATGGGGAAGTGGATGCAGATGAACCCAAGGCTGGTAAGACCTGGACTCTTGAAGGAGAATCGGACGATGAGGAGGCACCTCTTGTAGGAAAATCAGAGGCAGACATGGACATGGACGAGGATGCTAGTACTGGTAAAGAAGTTGGAGACACAATGGTGGTTGACTCTGAAAACGGGACAGCTGCACCTCTGCAAAACGGGGCTGATATTGTTGATGGGGCTGATGAAATTGATCCATTAGATGCTTTCATGAATACTATGGTCTTGCCTGAGGTTGAAAAGCTAAGTAATACTGTGGTTTCATCAACTGTTGTTGGTAATCATATGGAACCGGCAAAGGAGAGGAGGGAACATAGTAGCAATCGTGAAAGGCCAAAGAAAGGTTCCAATAAATCATTGGGAAGAATAATTCCAGGTGAGGATTCTGATTCAGATTATGGGGACCTTGAGAAGGATGAAAATAatttagaagatgaagatgatgacgaGTTCATGAAAAGAGTGAAGAAGACAAAAGTTGAGAAATTATCCCTTGTTGATCACTCAAAGATTGACTATGAACCGTTCCGAAGAAATTTCTATATCGAGGTGAAGGAGCTTGCAAAGATGACTCCTGAAGAGGTTGCTGCTTACAGAAAAGAATTGGAATTGAAGATTCACGGAAAGGATGTACCAAAACCAGTGAAATCATGGCACCAAACAGGACTTCCAAGTAAAATTTTAGAGACTATAAAGAAGCTTAACTTTGAAAATCCAACAGCAATTCAAGCACAGGCGCTGCCAGTTATTATGAGTGGTCGGGACTGCATAGGTGTTGCAAAAACTGGCTCTGGGAAAACTCTGGCATTTGTGCTTCCAATGTTGAGACATATAAAGGACCAGCCTCCTGTGGAAGCAGGAGACGGGCCTATTGGGCTTATAATGGCACCTACAAGGGAGCTTGTCCAGCAAATCCACAGTGATATAAAAAAGTTTGCGAAGGTATTGGGTACTAGATGTGTGCCTGTGTACGGCGGTTCTGGTGTTGCCCAACAGATCAGTGACTTAAAACGGGGGACTGAGATTGTTGTCTGTACTCCTGGTAGGATGATTGACATTTTGTGTACTAGTGGAGGAAAGATAACAAATCTGCGTAGAGTCACCTATTTTGTTATGGATGAAGCTGATCGAATGTTTGATATGGGTTTTGAACCTCAGATCACACGAATTGTCCAAAATATTAGGCCAAATCGTCAGACAGTACTGTTTTCTGCCACTTTTCCTCGACAGGTTGAAATTTTGGCTCGTAAAGTATTGAGCAAACCTGTTGAAATACAGGTTGGTGGGAGAAGTGTGGTGAACAAGGACATAACCCAGTCAATTGAGTTGAGGCCGGAGAATGAGAGGTTCTTAAGACTTTTGGAACTATTAGGTCAATGGTATGAGAAAGGAAAGATTTTGATATTTGTCCACACACAGGAAAAATGTGATGCTTTGTATAAGGATTTAGTTGACCGTGGTTACCCTTGCCTTTCTCTTCATGGGGCTAAGGACCAAACAGACCGTGAATCCACCATTTCTGACTTCAAAAGCAATGTCAGCAGTGTTTTGATTGCAACAAGTGTTGCAGCCAGGGGTTTAGATGTGAAAGAACTCGAACTtgtggtcaactttgatgctccAAACCATTATGAAGATTATGTTCACCGTGTTGGTAGAACTGGCCGAGCTGGTCGTAAAGGTTGTGCCATTACTTTCATATCTGAGGAGGATGCTAGATATGCACCAGATCTTGTAAAAGCTTTGGAACTTTCTGAGCAAGTTGTTCCTGGAGACCTAAAAGCTCTTGCAGATAATTTTATGGCAAAAGTGAATCAGGGGCTTGAGCAAGCTCATGGAACTGGTTATGGTGGAAGTGGCTTTAAATTCAATGAAGAGGAGGATGAGAAGAGGAAAGCGGCAAAAAAAGCACAGGCAAAAGAATATGGTTTTGAGGAAGACAAGTCAGAttcagaagatgaagatgaaggaaTCAGGAAGGCAGGTGGTGATATCTCGCAGCAAGCCACCCTTGCTCAGATTGCTGCCTTTGCTGCTGCCTCCAAAGCCGGTACAGCTTCAATGCAGACTCCTATTACAACTACCCAATTGCTACCCAATGGTGGACTACCTGTTTCTCTGCCTGGAGTCTTAAACATAGCAATTCCCGGTACAGCTGCTGTTGTGCCTGGAACTGGGCTGCCTCTTAATCCCAATGATGGGGCAGCTCGGGCCGCAGCATTGGCAGCTGCTATCAACCTGCAGCATAATTTGGCAAAGATTCAGGCTGATGCAATGCCTGAACACTATGAAGCAGAGTTGGAAATCAATGACTTCCCCCAAAATGCTCGGTGGAAGGTCACTCACAAGGAAACATTGGGTCCGATCTCAGACTGGACTGGAGCTGCTATTACGACCAGGGGGCAGTATTTCCCTCCAGGCCGGGTCACAGCACAAGGAGAGCGCAAGCTTTATTTGTTCATTGAGGGTCCCACTGAGCAGTCTGTTAAGAGAGCAAAAGCAGAATTAAAACGTGTTCTAGAAGACATTACAAACCAGGCCTTGTCACTTCCAGGTGGAGCTCAACCAGGCAGATACTCGGTTGTATAA